GGCTGCGTGACGTGGAGGAAGCTCAAACGCGTATCGTAAGCACGATCCGGAGACTTGAGGAGGCTGGCGAAGTGATTATCGCTCGCGGCGGAGGAGATGACATTATTGTCTAACTTGATCAAATCGTCCCAATACATGCCGATGGATGTCTTGAAAGAGTTGGATTTGGCCCGCCACTATGCACCAGCTGTCGAGGAAGAGGATGCCGCTGAAATAATGCAGCCCGCTGAACCAGGTGTTCATCAGACCATAATAGAAGCGGAAAAGATTAGGGGAGAAATGCTCAAGGATGCACAGGAATTTGCGGAACGGCAAATCCGGGAGGCTTCAGAGGAAGCCGAGAAGCTGATTGCTGATGCTCAGGCTCAAATCGCAGCTTGGTGGGAAGAGCGGAGAAGCCAGGATGAGGATCTTGCAGAAGCGCTGAAGGCTGAGGGCTTCAGACAAGGATACGATGAGGGTACGGCAAAATCCGAATTGGAAATGAAAGAAATAATGGAACAGACGACTGAAGAAGCAAGAACACTTCTTCAGCAAGCCTATGAGGCGAAGGAAGAGCTGATTCAGGAAGCAGAGCCGTTTCTGGTAGATCTAAGCTGTGCAATTGCTGAGAAAGTACTCGACCGGCAGCTAACTGTGGAAGCCGATTATATGCTGGAGCTTATCAGGAAGAACCTGACTCGGAAACGGGAGAAGGGGATTATATCACTGTGCGTTTCTCCGTCACATTTCGCATTTGTGCATGCTGCCCGAGAGGAATTGG
Above is a window of Paenibacillus uliginis N3/975 DNA encoding:
- a CDS encoding FliH/SctL family protein; translated protein: MSNLIKSSQYMPMDVLKELDLARHYAPAVEEEDAAEIMQPAEPGVHQTIIEAEKIRGEMLKDAQEFAERQIREASEEAEKLIADAQAQIAAWWEERRSQDEDLAEALKAEGFRQGYDEGTAKSELEMKEIMEQTTEEARTLLQQAYEAKEELIQEAEPFLVDLSCAIAEKVLDRQLTVEADYMLELIRKNLTRKREKGIISLCVSPSHFAFVHAAREELAMAVDSQAELQILPDATVNDRGCVIRSSFGSVDARIDTQLAEIKKELMRISLDDEERRNQDEEA